A genomic region of Pseudomonas migulae contains the following coding sequences:
- a CDS encoding PP2C family protein-serine/threonine phosphatase has translation MLVASPWRSAARTDAGKVRARNEDAFLDSPQQGLWVVADGMGGHQGGDVASQLIVASLAELPVQDDFDERLKGIRQCLHWLNRRLGQELTVTAGRHDSIMGSTVVALLVDGNRAACIWAGDSRCYLWRGQRLYQLSKDHSLQQQLIDEQQMSLEDARAHPSAHALTRAVGAAEQLTLDVLELEVYPGDAFLLCSDGLYNGLSTDALGNALSLTAPHVALERLFDGALRGSARDNLTAVVIRQ, from the coding sequence ATGCTGGTTGCCAGTCCCTGGCGCAGCGCTGCGCGTACCGATGCCGGCAAGGTTCGGGCGCGCAACGAAGATGCTTTTCTCGACAGTCCACAGCAGGGGCTGTGGGTGGTCGCGGACGGCATGGGCGGTCATCAGGGGGGCGACGTCGCCAGCCAGTTGATCGTCGCCAGCCTGGCGGAATTGCCGGTGCAGGATGACTTCGACGAACGACTCAAAGGCATTCGCCAGTGCCTGCACTGGCTTAACCGCCGCTTGGGTCAGGAGTTGACCGTCACCGCCGGGCGCCACGACAGCATCATGGGCAGCACCGTCGTGGCGCTGCTGGTGGACGGCAATCGCGCGGCTTGCATCTGGGCCGGCGACAGCCGTTGCTACCTGTGGCGCGGCCAGCGTTTGTATCAGCTGTCCAAGGACCATTCGCTGCAACAGCAACTCATCGACGAGCAACAAATGAGCCTCGAAGACGCCCGTGCGCATCCTTCCGCCCACGCCTTGACCCGTGCGGTCGGGGCGGCCGAGCAGTTGACGCTGGACGTGCTCGAACTGGAGGTCTACCCCGGCGATGCGTTTCTGTTGTGCAGCGATGGTTTGTACAACGGGCTGAGCACTGATGCCTTGGGCAACGCCCTGAGCCTGACCGCGCCGCATGTCGCGCTGGAGCGCCTGTTCGACGGCGCGCTGCGTGGCTCGGCCCGGGACAACCTGACTGCCGTGGTGATCCGCCAATGA
- a CDS encoding serine/threonine-protein kinase: MNQPMPPLDDLLMSEEQDSNLTYFAFAPSLNGKPHKAEPALAPTKASVGEMPDVLAGRYRIERLLGAGGMGAVYRARDLLSEQFGDPDPYIALKILSEEFAESPDASALLYSEFALTRRLRHDNVLRPHTFEVDTDCQRAFITMELMRGLTLDKLLCERPLGLPWKELRDIALPLLDALAYAHARGVLHGDMKPSNVMLSEEGVRLFDFGLGQAEEGILPGLPHLSRDRFNAWTPGYAAPELLEGQPLSASADVYGVACVLYELAGGKHPFRRLPSTEARDAHLDRELHAPRNLPKHCWPALRTALAFDAADRTITAAQLRDAMGATSSLLQRLRLRA; this comes from the coding sequence ATGAATCAACCCATGCCGCCGCTCGACGACCTGCTGATGAGCGAAGAGCAAGACAGTAACCTGACTTACTTTGCGTTCGCCCCGTCTCTGAACGGAAAGCCGCACAAGGCAGAACCCGCGCTGGCGCCGACCAAGGCCAGTGTCGGCGAAATGCCCGACGTGCTGGCAGGCCGTTACCGCATCGAGCGCCTGCTCGGTGCCGGCGGCATGGGCGCGGTTTACCGCGCACGGGACTTGCTGAGCGAACAGTTCGGCGATCCCGACCCTTACATCGCGCTGAAAATCCTCAGCGAAGAATTTGCCGAATCGCCGGACGCCAGCGCCTTGCTCTACAGCGAGTTCGCGCTGACCCGACGACTGCGCCACGACAACGTACTGCGACCGCACACCTTTGAAGTGGACACCGATTGCCAGCGCGCCTTCATCACCATGGAACTCATGCGTGGGCTGACCCTGGACAAACTGCTCTGCGAGCGGCCACTTGGCCTGCCGTGGAAAGAACTGCGCGATATCGCGTTGCCGCTACTCGACGCGCTGGCCTACGCCCACGCTCGTGGCGTGCTGCACGGCGACATGAAGCCGAGCAACGTGATGCTCAGCGAAGAAGGCGTGCGCCTGTTCGACTTCGGCCTTGGCCAAGCAGAAGAGGGCATCTTGCCCGGCCTGCCACACCTGAGCCGAGACCGCTTCAACGCCTGGACCCCAGGCTACGCCGCCCCCGAACTGCTCGAAGGCCAGCCGCTGTCAGCCAGCGCCGACGTCTATGGCGTGGCGTGCGTGCTCTACGAACTGGCGGGCGGCAAACACCCGTTCCGCCGCTTGCCTTCGACCGAGGCCCGCGACGCGCACCTCGACCGCGAACTGCACGCGCCCCGGAATCTACCGAAACACTGCTGGCCAGCCCTGCGAACGGCGCTGGCATTCGACGCGGCCGATCGAACGATCACTGCCGCCCAATTGCGTGACGCCATGGGCGCCACTTCGTCTTTGCTGCAACGTCTGCGACTTCGGGCGTAA
- the tssI gene encoding type VI secretion system Vgr family protein: protein MFNSANETHFSLTVEDYVGDLQVLSFTGTEGISQPYRFDIELVSENPDLDLEKLLHKQAFLAFDPQGFGIHGQIYRVAQGDAGKRLTRYKISLVPHLQYLQHRTNQRIYQQMSAPKIIALILEEHGIKGNAYNFQLSQPCPDRDYCVQYDETDLHFVQRLCEEEGIHYHFQHSAKAHLLVFGDDQTVFPKLGQPTAYVQGSGMVADEPVIKGFKLRLETRTSRTTRRDYDFEKPRLQLEAAYKPDVQSDEPDLEDYDYPGRFLDRARGKFLSQRALERHRADYQQAEGKGDQTRLISGHFLEMSDHPRTEWNDLWLLTEIVHEGKQPQVLEESVTSDTTDKKDDFHQGYRNRFLATPWDVFYRPALEHPKPRVLGSQTAMVTGPKGEEIHCDQYGRIKVQFHWDREGQADDKTSCWMRVSSSWAGDRYGAIAIPRIGMEVLVTFLEGDPDQPLVTGCLYHKENQVPYELPANKTRTVFKTLSSPGGGGFNELRIEDKKGAEQIFIHAQRDWDENIEHDQKIRVGNERHDTVVKNTYTELKAEEHRTTVSDRKVEARMDDHLTIGQNQHVKLGTAQLTSVGKEIHLKAGAKIVIEAGSELTILGGGSFIKLDAGGITVVGPVIKINAGGSSGSGAGIGIVLPGLPLIADQARAGNTLKFGAANSEKFDEQIRFVTGTGKPIKSVKAAIIVPSSVAPKISRSNADGLHPRIETETAETAEVHLMWDELIVPPGSDDYEASRNK from the coding sequence ATGTTCAACTCAGCTAACGAAACCCACTTCAGCCTGACTGTCGAAGACTATGTGGGCGACCTGCAAGTGCTGTCGTTCACCGGCACCGAAGGCATCAGCCAGCCGTATCGCTTCGACATTGAACTGGTCAGCGAAAACCCCGATCTGGACCTGGAAAAACTCCTGCACAAGCAGGCGTTCCTGGCATTCGATCCGCAGGGTTTCGGCATCCACGGCCAGATCTACCGCGTCGCCCAAGGTGATGCCGGCAAACGCCTGACCCGCTACAAAATCTCCCTGGTGCCGCACCTGCAATACCTGCAACACCGCACCAACCAGCGCATCTACCAGCAGATGTCCGCGCCGAAAATCATCGCGCTGATCCTCGAAGAACACGGCATCAAAGGCAACGCCTACAACTTCCAGCTCAGCCAGCCGTGCCCGGACCGCGACTACTGCGTGCAGTACGACGAAACCGACCTGCACTTCGTCCAGCGCCTATGTGAAGAGGAAGGCATTCACTACCACTTCCAGCACAGCGCAAAAGCTCACTTGTTGGTGTTCGGTGACGATCAGACCGTGTTCCCGAAACTCGGCCAGCCAACCGCTTATGTGCAAGGCAGTGGCATGGTCGCCGACGAACCGGTGATCAAAGGCTTCAAACTGCGTCTGGAAACCCGCACCAGCCGCACCACGCGCCGCGATTACGACTTTGAAAAACCACGCCTGCAACTCGAGGCCGCCTACAAGCCGGATGTGCAGAGCGACGAACCCGACCTCGAAGACTACGACTACCCCGGCCGCTTCCTCGACCGCGCGCGCGGCAAATTCCTCAGCCAGCGCGCCCTCGAACGCCACCGCGCCGACTACCAGCAAGCCGAAGGCAAGGGCGACCAGACTCGCTTGATCAGCGGCCACTTCCTCGAAATGTCCGACCACCCGCGCACCGAGTGGAACGACCTCTGGCTGCTCACCGAAATCGTCCACGAAGGCAAACAACCGCAAGTCCTCGAAGAGTCGGTGACCAGCGACACCACCGACAAAAAGGACGACTTCCACCAGGGCTACCGCAACCGCTTCCTCGCCACCCCGTGGGACGTGTTCTACCGTCCGGCCCTGGAACACCCGAAACCGCGTGTGCTCGGCAGCCAGACCGCCATGGTCACCGGCCCCAAAGGCGAAGAAATCCACTGCGACCAATACGGCCGCATTAAGGTGCAATTCCACTGGGACCGCGAAGGCCAGGCCGACGACAAAACCAGCTGCTGGATGCGCGTCTCCAGCAGTTGGGCCGGCGATCGCTACGGCGCCATCGCCATCCCGCGCATCGGCATGGAAGTGCTGGTGACCTTCCTTGAAGGGGATCCTGATCAGCCGTTGGTGACCGGGTGCCTGTACCACAAGGAAAACCAGGTCCCCTACGAATTGCCGGCCAACAAAACCCGCACTGTATTCAAAACCCTCAGCTCACCGGGGGGCGGTGGGTTCAATGAACTGCGGATTGAAGACAAGAAAGGTGCGGAGCAGATCTTTATTCATGCCCAGCGGGATTGGGATGAAAACATTGAGCATGATCAGAAGATTCGCGTGGGGAATGAACGCCACGACACGGTGGTGAAGAACACCTATACCGAGCTGAAGGCCGAGGAACACCGCACCACTGTGTCCGACCGTAAGGTTGAGGCGCGGATGGATGATCACCTGACGATTGGGCAGAACCAGCATGTGAAGTTGGGGACTGCGCAGCTGACTAGCGTTGGGAAAGAGATACACCTGAAGGCTGGGGCGAAGATTGTTATCGAGGCTGGGTCGGAGCTGACCATTTTGGGTGGTGGCAGCTTTATCAAACTTGATGCCGGCGGGATTACCGTGGTTGGGCCGGTGATCAAAATCAATGCTGGCGGTTCGTCGGGGAGTGGGGCCGGGATCGGTATTGTGTTACCAGGATTGCCGTTGATTGCGGATCAAGCTCGGGCGGGGAATACGCTTAAATTCGGTGCGGCAAACAGCGAAAAATTCGATGAGCAGATTCGGTTTGTGACGGGGACGGGTAAACCAATCAAGTCTGTAAAAGCAGCGATTATTGTGCCGTCCTCGGTAGCACCAAAAATTTCCAGAAGTAATGCAGACGGTCTCCATCCGCGCATCGAAACGGAAACTGCCGAGACTGCAGAAGTTCATCTGATGTGGGACGAACTGATTGTGCCGCCAGGTTCTGATGATTACGAAGCGAGTAGAAATAAATGA
- a CDS encoding DUF2515 family protein: MSAPVATFKTNTQSCSIQEIPFKCDKLWTIGQQEAIRRLSVPEKSLFSKSTKMVLVSDFGARAARIAAAYAEFYLERGEDGNPDLKGRFYWMGLAAFASKQVKCGLDFIPAEPYLTIGVPPIGQPPLRIGKKGLGKGNFWLFQDIFVWHWFYKKYPEQFEDCAPVRNAKSCDAQVQMNIDSLPWAEEALPVLKNLSLTPDVKKGFDRIRESETIASGSARRAVQLKSLLAIADHEQRRILQPLIYKDYFFQTTLKVQAAFEWAPFVPVRAAAFSTACDVEDPELRVQMKDGNLYNERERMVFIAAIAAQYHELMDKKPTYMEGEIETIASWKDQK, translated from the coding sequence ATGAGCGCACCCGTAGCCACTTTTAAAACCAACACTCAGAGTTGCTCAATTCAAGAGATCCCGTTCAAGTGCGACAAGCTGTGGACGATTGGGCAGCAAGAAGCGATTAGACGTCTAAGTGTTCCTGAAAAGAGTTTATTTTCTAAGTCGACAAAAATGGTCCTTGTTTCGGATTTTGGTGCTAGAGCTGCGCGGATTGCTGCTGCTTATGCTGAGTTTTATCTAGAGCGCGGTGAGGATGGTAATCCAGATTTAAAAGGTCGTTTTTATTGGATGGGTTTGGCAGCTTTTGCCAGTAAACAAGTTAAATGTGGTTTGGACTTTATTCCGGCAGAACCTTATCTGACAATTGGAGTGCCGCCTATTGGCCAGCCACCTTTGAGAATTGGAAAAAAAGGATTAGGAAAAGGTAATTTCTGGTTGTTTCAAGATATTTTTGTCTGGCATTGGTTTTATAAGAAGTATCCAGAGCAATTTGAGGATTGTGCGCCCGTTCGCAATGCGAAAAGCTGTGATGCACAAGTGCAGATGAACATAGACAGTTTGCCTTGGGCAGAGGAGGCTCTGCCTGTATTAAAAAATCTTTCTTTAACGCCTGATGTAAAGAAGGGATTTGACCGTATTCGTGAATCTGAAACCATAGCCAGTGGCTCAGCTAGAAGGGCTGTGCAACTGAAATCATTGCTTGCTATTGCGGATCATGAGCAGCGCAGAATACTGCAGCCACTAATCTATAAAGACTATTTTTTCCAGACGACATTGAAGGTCCAGGCCGCGTTTGAATGGGCACCTTTTGTGCCTGTCCGCGCTGCCGCTTTTAGTACGGCTTGTGATGTTGAAGACCCGGAGCTGCGAGTGCAGATGAAAGATGGCAACTTATACAATGAACGCGAGCGAATGGTATTTATTGCTGCTATTGCGGCCCAGTATCACGAGTTGATGGATAAAAAACCAACTTATATGGAAGGCGAGATTGAAACAATCGCCAGCTGGAAAGATCAAAAATGA